The following proteins are encoded in a genomic region of Prochlorothrix hollandica PCC 9006 = CALU 1027:
- a CDS encoding DUF1611 domain-containing protein translates to MTKKTALVYCDQEFGRADGKTAVGLVRYSDLYTIVGILDRSLAGQDAGEALGEATVGIPIFASLDDALGQLLTVPQCYIYGKAPLETSISQAERTLILEAMAQGMDIINGLHQFFSEDPEFVSQAAQHQVQIQDIRKPPLVADLHGFTGEISRVTVPVVAVLGTDCACGKMTTALKLHQALMEQGLKSVFIATGQTGLMQGAKYGIAIDALVSQFVVGEIEHAIVQAFDQEDPDIILVEGQSAVSHPAFMSSLGILKGSLANGVILQHPPARKFRCDFPHLAMPTVAQEIKLIETISAAKVIAITLSHEDLTHAAVLRIIADYERSLQLPTTDVLDQGCQKLVAALCQNFPQLQPKIRPNPLAQNPLAQNPLGKVPVLESR, encoded by the coding sequence ATGACTAAGAAAACGGCTTTGGTTTACTGTGACCAGGAATTTGGTCGGGCAGACGGAAAAACTGCCGTCGGATTAGTGCGGTACTCGGATTTATATACGATCGTCGGCATCCTCGATCGCTCCCTAGCCGGACAGGATGCGGGGGAAGCCTTGGGGGAAGCCACCGTTGGTATCCCTATTTTTGCCAGCCTAGACGATGCCCTGGGCCAGTTGTTAACAGTGCCCCAGTGTTATATCTACGGTAAAGCTCCCTTAGAAACCTCTATTTCCCAGGCGGAACGGACCTTAATTTTAGAAGCCATGGCCCAGGGCATGGATATCATTAATGGGTTGCACCAATTCTTCTCGGAAGACCCCGAATTTGTCAGCCAAGCCGCCCAGCATCAGGTGCAAATTCAAGATATCCGTAAGCCCCCCTTAGTGGCAGACTTACATGGGTTCACCGGTGAGATTTCTAGGGTCACAGTGCCAGTGGTTGCGGTGTTGGGAACGGACTGTGCCTGCGGCAAAATGACCACAGCCCTGAAACTCCACCAAGCCCTGATGGAACAGGGTCTTAAGTCTGTCTTCATTGCCACGGGACAAACCGGTTTAATGCAGGGGGCAAAGTATGGGATTGCGATCGATGCCCTCGTCTCCCAATTTGTGGTGGGCGAAATTGAACACGCCATTGTTCAAGCCTTTGATCAGGAAGATCCCGATATTATTCTCGTGGAAGGCCAGAGTGCCGTGAGCCACCCCGCCTTTATGAGTTCCCTGGGGATTCTCAAGGGTAGTTTAGCCAATGGTGTGATTTTGCAGCATCCCCCGGCTCGGAAATTTCGCTGTGATTTTCCCCATTTAGCCATGCCGACGGTTGCACAAGAAATCAAGCTGATTGAAACAATTTCTGCCGCTAAAGTCATCGCCATTACCCTCAGCCACGAGGACTTAACCCACGCTGCGGTTTTACGGATCATTGCAGACTATGAGCGATCGCTGCAATTACCCACCACCGATGTTTTAGACCAGGGCTGTCAGAAACTAGTAGCTGCCCTCTGTCAGAATTTCCCCCAACTACAACCCAAAATCCGGCCAAATCCCTTAGCCCAAAACCCCTTAGCCCAAAACCCCTTAGGCAAGGTACCCGTACTGGAGAGCAGATAG
- a CDS encoding alanine/ornithine racemase family PLP-dependent enzyme gives MKLCLPRLEISLSDIRENTRLLVDLYGKKGISLMGVSKATLGNPSIAEAMVQGGVAFIADSRLENIKRMKRSGLRCPFVLLRSALSQAEEIATWVDISLQTELEILKKISHFAQIRHQQHQVILMVEMGDLREGILLGDLPSVVQQVLGLPHLKLVGIGCNLACQGGIKPDYHNMHDLSQCVKDLERNFQIHLGIISGGNSANYNWYQSGSEVGRINNLRLGESILLGRESVNRTVIPGLHTHAFQLVAEVIEAKFKPSLPWGEVGQDAFGQVPVVRDRGFCQRSIIALGRQDVLVSGLQSPAALEILGSSSDHLVLHSAQQTLQVGDEVPFNLDYGGLLAAMTSPFIQKQFVHQSRHPDSVDGEFDRAMVYVPIAAV, from the coding sequence ATGAAATTATGTTTGCCAAGACTGGAGATTTCCCTCTCGGACATCCGGGAAAATACCCGACTGTTGGTTGATCTATATGGGAAAAAAGGGATTTCATTAATGGGAGTTTCCAAGGCAACCTTGGGGAACCCATCCATTGCCGAAGCCATGGTGCAGGGCGGTGTTGCCTTTATTGCAGATTCTCGCCTGGAAAATATCAAGCGGATGAAGCGATCGGGTCTTCGATGCCCATTTGTGCTGCTGCGATCGGCCTTAAGTCAAGCGGAAGAGATTGCGACCTGGGTGGATATCAGTTTGCAGACTGAACTAGAAATCCTCAAAAAAATATCCCATTTTGCCCAGATTCGCCATCAACAGCATCAAGTTATTTTAATGGTGGAGATGGGAGATCTGCGGGAAGGAATTTTGCTGGGGGACCTGCCGTCGGTTGTCCAACAGGTTTTGGGGTTGCCCCACCTCAAACTTGTGGGTATTGGCTGTAATTTAGCCTGCCAGGGGGGCATTAAGCCGGACTACCACAATATGCATGACCTGTCGCAATGCGTTAAGGATCTGGAACGGAACTTTCAGATCCATCTAGGGATTATTTCTGGGGGAAATTCTGCCAATTACAATTGGTATCAGTCGGGATCTGAGGTGGGCCGAATCAATAATTTGCGCCTGGGGGAATCGATTCTTTTGGGCCGTGAGTCGGTGAATCGCACGGTGATCCCCGGTCTCCATACCCATGCGTTTCAATTGGTGGCGGAGGTGATTGAAGCCAAGTTTAAGCCCTCCTTACCCTGGGGAGAGGTGGGCCAAGATGCCTTTGGTCAGGTGCCTGTGGTGCGCGATCGGGGGTTCTGTCAGCGATCGATCATCGCCCTGGGGCGACAGGATGTTCTAGTCTCCGGCTTACAGTCCCCCGCAGCCTTGGAAATTCTGGGATCCAGTAGTGATCACTTGGTTCTCCATAGCGCTCAGCAGACTTTGCAGGTGGGGGATGAGGTTCCCTTTAACTTGGACTATGGGGGGCTACTGGCGGCGATGACCTCCCCCTTTATCCAGAAGCAATTTGTCCACCAGAGCCGCCATCCTGATTCTGTGGATGGGGAGTTCGATCGCGCCATGGTTTATGTCCCTATTGCTGCCGTCTAG
- a CDS encoding DUF2808 domain-containing protein, with protein MFWKRSLSLLGTTLVASTLMVASLPRSTNAQGILPPFRFGGQPIRELPLGMDRGYKSARSARYYFKIPAPEIPMSRFIITEVTDNFVQKGGRWKLNELELRQCSKLGNALSRPTCEGTIPLQQVTFCSSNGCEVYDAVNGTSTLDPEPYDGLPYLEVTPVEMVPAGTNLSIVLSDVINPRSSVSYQFNLAIETPPGVRNRCQVITTVGNCALGTWIATISNSRNE; from the coding sequence ATGTTCTGGAAGCGCTCCCTCTCACTCCTGGGTACCACCTTGGTGGCCAGCACCCTCATGGTTGCTAGCCTGCCCCGCAGCACTAACGCCCAAGGTATTTTGCCCCCGTTTCGCTTTGGTGGCCAACCCATTCGGGAATTGCCCCTAGGTATGGATCGCGGTTATAAGTCTGCCCGCAGCGCTCGCTACTACTTCAAGATTCCTGCCCCTGAAATTCCCATGAGTCGCTTCATCATCACCGAGGTGACCGATAACTTTGTCCAGAAAGGGGGACGCTGGAAACTCAACGAACTAGAACTGCGCCAGTGTAGCAAGCTGGGCAATGCCCTCAGCAGACCCACCTGCGAAGGGACGATTCCCCTCCAGCAAGTCACCTTCTGTTCCTCCAATGGCTGTGAAGTGTACGATGCGGTCAATGGGACTTCCACCCTCGATCCTGAACCCTATGATGGCCTGCCCTACTTGGAGGTAACTCCCGTGGAAATGGTACCCGCAGGGACTAATTTATCCATTGTCCTGTCCGATGTGATTAATCCCCGATCGTCCGTGAGTTATCAATTTAATTTGGCGATCGAAACCCCCCCCGGCGTTCGGAACCGCTGCCAAGTGATCACCACTGTGGGCAACTGTGCCCTAGGAACCTGGATCGCCACCATCAGCAACAGCCGCAACGAATAG